In Leptodactylus fuscus isolate aLepFus1 chromosome 2, aLepFus1.hap2, whole genome shotgun sequence, one genomic interval encodes:
- the PATL2 gene encoding protein PAT1 homolog 2, protein MNFSSEQILPEDCYLAESGSLLEEMVEEDEEIDLYNEETFGLDHEESEEETPKEEPTVKPSDQKPEMVKNEDPEEGKKETQPNGVPEINQTQVVKAVADSLKEVHLSVEMEGPAERSRIKNTDLGDPAVMKAVHGQPTLESVDSAVVDSGIGTSWGEFDSSYDLSGMDSGLWVSSPRGTAAIAGQILEDKAILRVMDTAPYIPPTNLEFLGSPMQRRFMCAQRLKGPEMGRMSPKPYRQRFIRQQSPLMPRIARPSSFPFTPPRRPPPFTANQSPGFMSPTPFRPMSPNISTPVRPMTPKMVRMHFGPMSPSPNLSPFFSPMGNALQRFKMPGHVTQLHPQHRRILSQRQRPQSSTRKQWDSRPDPYGSLMSQKEKEWVIKLQMIQLQSENPHLDDYYYQTYYEKLERRLAEEELMGERKKKEPPKLVTPYIQKAETYESVVHIEGSLGQVAVSTCYSPRRAIDAITYVMPDEDMKALGYQRLRILKHIEKLFVLLLDIEEMERKMPDIPEDHHIRFQQKQSYKVQRIYEALKIGACCCEEESEDEFLQLLQVGKGKKLIARLLPFLRSEQAAEILLTVVQHLSFLITNDAIEKSLSLLYGPLTSIINGLPFTELIRIIQELTKTLPESHDLPLTLAFQNQFGISLLYALLSHGESLLSSDTPMEPCIGDFEKWTDTVFLVAKELSHVSKSSMVEPLFLPSNLLSLFCRYLDKQTIHKLEDKMECPTAPPYAAVPS, encoded by the exons ATGAATTTCAGCTCGGAACAGATT CTTCCAGAGGATTGTTATCTGGCAGAAAGTGGTTCCTTGCTGGAAGAAATGGTCGAAGAAGATGAAGAAATAGACCTTTACAACGAAGAGACGTTTGGATTAG ATCATGAAGAATCCGAAGAGGAGACTCCGAAGGAAGAGCCAACGGTGAAACCTTCAGACCAAAAACCTGAGATGGTTAAAAATGAAGACCCTGAAGAAGGCAAAAAAGAAACCCAGCCTAATGGGGTACCAGAAATCAATCAAACGCAAGTTGTGAAAGCCGTGGCGGACTCCCTTAAAGAAGTTCACCTTTCGGTGGAAATGGAGGGACCTGCTGAAAGGTCAAGGATTAAGAACACTGACTTGGGAGACCCGGCAGTGATGAAGGCTGTTCATGGACAGCCAACCTTGGAG AGTGTTGACAGTGCTGTTGTGGACAGTGGGATTGGGACCAGCTGGGGAGAATTTGATTCAAGTTATGATCTG AGTGGAATGGATTCAGGATTGTGGGTAAGCTCTCCGAGAGGAACGGCTGCGATAGCTGGCCAGATATTGGAG GATAAAGCAATTTTGCGCGTTATGGACACTGCACCTTAcattccccccaccaacctggaATTCCTAGGTTCTCCCATGCAAAGAAGATTTATGTGTGCACAAAGACTCAAAGGCCCAGAAATGGGTAGAATGTCCCCAAAACCGTACAGGCAGCGCTTCATTAGGCAG CAATCTCCATTGATGCCTCGTATTGCACGTCCCTCTTCATTTCCATTTACACCACCAAGGAGACCTCCACCTTTCACAGCAAATCAG TCTCCAGGTTTTATGTCCCCAACTCCCTTCAGGCCTATGTCTCCTAACATCAGCACCCCTGTAAGACCAATGACGCCCAAGATGGTCCGGATGCACTTTGGTCCGATGTCTCCTAGTCCCAACTTATCGCCTTTCTTTAGTCCAATGGGTAATGCACTGCAAAGGTTCAA AATGCCAGGTCATGTAACGCAGCTCCATCCTCAACATCGTCGCATTCTAAGTCAACGACAACGTCCACAAAG CTCAACCCGCAAACAGTGGGATAGTAGGCCTGATCCTTATGGAAGCCTCATGTCTCAGAAGGAAAAGGAATGGGTAATAAAGCTACAGATGATCCAGCTGCAGAGTGAGAACCCTCACCTTGATGACTACTATTACCAG ACATATTATGAGAAGCTAGAGAGACGACTGGCTGAGGAGGAACTTATGGGAGAACGCAAGAAGAAAGAGCCGCCCAAACTGGTCACTCCTTACATTCAGAAAGCAGAAACCTATGAATCAG TGGTTCATATTGAAGGCTCATTGGGACAAGTTGCTGTTTCTACCTGCTATAGCCCAAGAAGAGCAATTGATGCCATCACATACGTCATGCCAGATGAA GATATGAAGGCACTTGGTTACCAGCGGTTGAGAATCCTTAAACACATTGAAAAG CTTTTTGTGCTTCTGTTGGACATTGAGGAGATGGAAAGAAAAATGCCAGATATTCCTGAAGACCACCACATTAGATTTCAGCAGAAACAAAGCTACAAAGTGCAGCGGATCTACGAGGCTTTGAAGATCGGGGCCTGCTGCTGTGAGGA gGAATCTGAAGATGAGTTCTTGCAGCTTTTGCAAGTTGGAAAGGGTAAAAAGTTAATCGCTCGGCTACTCCCTTTTCTGCGCAGCGAGCAGGCGGCGGAgatccttctgacagtggttcaGCACTTATCATTCCTTATTACAAATGACGCCATAGAAAAG TCTCTTTCGCTTCTCTATGGACCGTTGACCTCTATAATTAATGGACTTCCATTTACCGAGCTAATTCGAATCATTCAAGAACTTACCAAGACTTTGCCGGAGAGCCATGACTTGCCGCTCACGTTGGCGTTTCAGAACCAG TTTGGGATCTCGCTCTTGTATGCATTACTGAGCCATGGAGAGAGCCTGCTGTCTTCGGATACACCGATGGAGCCGTGCATTGGAGACTTCGAAAAATG GACGGATACTGTGTTCCTGGTGGCCAAAGAACTATCCCATGTCTCCAAATCCTCCATGGTGGAGCCGCTTTTCCTACCTAGCAATCTGCTATCCTTATTCTGCCGCTACCTTGATAAGCAGACCATCCATAAACTTGAGGACAAAATGGA ATGTCCTACAGCGCCCCCCTACGCAGCTGTTCCTTCATGA